In Nostoc sp. GT001, a genomic segment contains:
- a CDS encoding Rpn family recombination-promoting nuclease/putative transposase, which translates to MRRDAIFYTIFKRIPGLFFELVEQPPPEAASYRFESVEVKEPTFRIDGVFLPPPDATSQTIFFAEVQFQKDELLYHRFFSESMLYMYRNPSLYDDWYGVIILQSRSLEPENTTIHRSLLNSSQVQRIYLDELGSPDEYKVGISLMLLTIASETQMVQEAKRLIERVQQEQITVLAKKEIIDVITTIAVYKFANLSREEVEAMLGVKLEETRVYQEAKQEGLEQGIQRGREQVKLELVPQFLARGMSMEEVAQLLNLTIEQVRLAAE; encoded by the coding sequence GTGAGACGTGATGCAATTTTTTATACAATTTTTAAGCGTATCCCAGGATTGTTTTTTGAGTTAGTAGAACAACCACCGCCTGAAGCTGCTAGCTATCGCTTTGAATCAGTTGAAGTTAAAGAACCAACATTTCGGATTGATGGGGTATTTTTACCTCCACCGGATGCAACATCTCAGACGATCTTTTTTGCTGAGGTACAATTCCAAAAGGATGAGTTACTGTACCATCGGTTTTTCTCCGAATCCATGCTGTATATGTATCGTAACCCATCGCTTTACGATGACTGGTACGGGGTAATTATTTTACAGTCTCGCAGCTTGGAACCGGAAAACACCACTATTCATAGATCGTTACTGAACAGTTCTCAAGTACAACGAATTTATTTAGATGAGTTAGGTAGTCCTGATGAGTACAAAGTAGGTATCAGTTTGATGCTGTTGACTATTGCCTCAGAGACTCAAATGGTTCAGGAAGCGAAACGTTTAATTGAGCGGGTGCAACAAGAGCAGATAACTGTTTTGGCTAAGAAGGAGATAATAGATGTAATCACAACAATTGCAGTTTATAAATTCGCAAACTTAAGTCGTGAAGAGGTAGAGGCAATGTTAGGAGTTAAGTTAGAAGAAACTAGGGTTTATCAAGAAGCTAAACAAGAGGGACTAGAACAAGGAATACAACGAGGACGAGAACAAGTAAAACTTGAACTTGTACCTCAGTTCTTAGCTCGTGGTATGTCGATGGAAGAGGTTGCCCAATTACTGAATTTAACCATCGAACAAGTAAGACTTGCCGCTGAGTAA
- a CDS encoding PAS domain-containing protein — protein MFSKKVQSYVKQIIVEEEEIQQDEKVFCQQADIAPLMIWMSGCNALYCYFNSNWLKFTGTHLTKAASASALEEEIGNIWTGSVHPEDRQRCEDIYLRAFATYDSFQRQYRLRGADGEYRWILDTAAPRFAADGSFVGYIGYCIDLTGVPIGISQPSLTESYSLSTNSSRRLRKITDRERATELAKALEQLQTEIRKRQAVEAQLRQKTSEFAAILQVLPDSYFRLDADGSILDYKPGLIESLYILPGDCQGKSLRECLPTAVGDRFDQAINQVFETQYEVSFEYTLPLPEENNNFEARLLPLPDQQIIVLLRDTSDNIQAALIESDAKFRSIVENANNVIFALTLEGIFSYVSPNWTEIFGHEVAEVEGKSFIPFIHPDDVHICADYFQRILTTGKKQKAIEYRVKHKNGSWRWHTSNSSVIRDANGNVVNFVGICYDTTDRKEAEVALAERARLANFRADVDAALTQSDSLQNMMRRCTDALVEHLDAAFARIWTLNKQDNILELQVSSGMYTHINGPHKCVPVGQFKIGLIAEEGKPHLTNSVQTDPRVGNKEWAQREGMIAFAGYPLIVEDEIVGVIAMFARQTITESTFTALEFAAQEIAIGIKRKQAEIALRESAQREALLNRLSNQIRASLDLNHIVETAVQEIHNLFQIDRCAFLWYRQDADVPYWERVYEAKSSFLPCILNQQEATHAEIKLIAAKTLNGEIIRIDDTETVDDSIAQQFLQDFGFTAFMSLPVHTQSGEIGAFSCGYCSGFRPWLNNEVELLQAVTVQLAIAIDQAKLYTQSRITAQTAQDKAQQLEAALLELQQTQAQLIQTEKMSSLGQLVAGIAHEINNPVNFIYGNISHANEYTKDLLHLIELYQQSYCPPTPEIDRQINTIDLDFLRQDLPKILESMKMGAERIRQIVLSLRNFSRLDEDGTKAVDIHQGMDSTLLLLQNRLKAKPGHPEIQVIRDYGNLPPVVCHAGQMNQVFMNLLTNAIDVLEESYPAGRRNAHVISHLSLVNNTTQMTFPQIRIRTLIQEDHVIISVADNGPGMTEEVRKRLFDPFFTTKPVGKGTGMGLSISYQIVVQKHGGQIQCISSPGEGAEFVVMIPLKQEPST, from the coding sequence GTGTTTTCTAAAAAGGTGCAGAGCTACGTTAAACAAATCATAGTTGAAGAGGAAGAAATACAACAGGATGAAAAAGTATTCTGCCAGCAGGCGGATATTGCTCCTCTGATGATTTGGATGTCTGGATGCAATGCACTTTATTGTTACTTCAATTCTAATTGGCTGAAATTTACTGGAACACATCTCACAAAAGCCGCGTCTGCATCTGCGCTAGAAGAGGAAATAGGCAATATTTGGACTGGCAGCGTCCATCCAGAAGATAGACAGCGATGCGAAGATATATACCTGAGAGCATTTGCGACGTATGATTCCTTCCAGAGGCAATATCGTCTGCGTGGTGCTGATGGCGAATATCGCTGGATTTTAGATACAGCCGCGCCACGATTTGCGGCAGATGGTAGCTTTGTTGGTTACATCGGTTATTGTATCGATTTAACAGGAGTGCCGATAGGGATCAGCCAACCTTCCTTAACAGAAAGCTACTCGCTGTCTACAAATTCTTCTCGTCGCCTACGTAAAATTACAGATAGAGAACGGGCGACAGAATTAGCAAAAGCATTAGAGCAACTGCAAACTGAAATTCGCAAACGCCAAGCAGTTGAAGCGCAGTTACGCCAAAAAACATCAGAATTTGCTGCGATTTTGCAAGTACTTCCTGATTCATACTTTCGTCTCGATGCTGATGGAAGTATTTTGGATTACAAGCCAGGATTGATAGAGAGTCTGTATATTCTACCAGGAGATTGTCAGGGCAAGAGTTTGCGAGAATGCTTACCAACTGCTGTAGGCGATCGCTTCGATCAAGCAATAAATCAAGTATTTGAAACTCAATATGAAGTTAGTTTTGAATATACCTTACCGTTACCGGAAGAAAATAATAATTTTGAAGCTAGATTATTACCATTACCAGACCAGCAAATCATAGTTTTGCTCCGCGACACCAGCGACAACATTCAAGCAGCCTTAATAGAAAGTGATGCCAAGTTCCGCAGCATTGTAGAAAATGCCAACAACGTTATTTTTGCGCTGACACTTGAAGGAATATTTTCCTATGTTTCTCCTAACTGGACTGAGATTTTTGGGCATGAGGTTGCAGAGGTTGAAGGCAAATCTTTTATTCCCTTTATACATCCTGACGATGTGCATATCTGTGCCGACTATTTCCAAAGAATTTTGACAACAGGCAAGAAACAAAAGGCGATTGAATATCGAGTAAAACACAAGAATGGTAGTTGGCGATGGCATACAAGCAACTCATCTGTTATTAGAGACGCCAATGGTAATGTTGTAAACTTCGTTGGTATTTGCTATGACACCACTGACCGTAAAGAAGCAGAAGTAGCTCTAGCAGAACGAGCGCGTTTAGCAAATTTTCGTGCTGATGTAGACGCGGCGTTGACGCAGAGTGACAGCTTACAGAATATGATGCGCCGCTGCACTGACGCCTTAGTTGAACATCTTGATGCAGCCTTTGCTCGCATCTGGACGCTAAACAAACAAGACAATATATTAGAGTTGCAAGTCAGTTCTGGGATGTACACCCATATCAATGGGCCACATAAATGTGTGCCAGTCGGTCAATTCAAAATTGGTTTGATTGCCGAAGAGGGCAAACCCCACTTAACTAACTCTGTGCAGACAGATCCCCGCGTTGGTAACAAAGAGTGGGCACAGCGAGAGGGTATGATCGCCTTTGCTGGCTATCCCTTGATTGTTGAAGATGAAATTGTAGGGGTGATAGCCATGTTTGCCCGCCAAACAATCACAGAATCAACTTTCACAGCACTGGAATTTGCCGCCCAAGAGATTGCCATTGGCATCAAGCGCAAACAAGCAGAAATTGCACTCAGAGAAAGCGCCCAACGAGAAGCACTCCTCAATCGTCTTTCTAATCAGATTCGAGCTTCTTTGGATCTCAATCACATTGTAGAAACCGCAGTGCAGGAGATTCACAACTTATTCCAGATCGATCGCTGCGCCTTCCTTTGGTATCGTCAAGACGCTGATGTACCATACTGGGAAAGAGTCTATGAGGCAAAAAGTTCTTTTTTACCCTGTATACTTAACCAACAAGAAGCGACTCATGCCGAAATCAAACTAATCGCAGCTAAAACCTTGAACGGAGAAATCATCCGCATTGATGATACTGAGACTGTGGACGATTCTATAGCACAGCAATTTTTGCAGGATTTTGGTTTCACTGCCTTTATGTCGCTACCCGTACATACCCAATCTGGCGAAATTGGTGCATTTAGCTGTGGTTATTGTAGTGGCTTTCGCCCTTGGTTGAACAACGAAGTAGAATTACTACAAGCAGTTACAGTTCAACTAGCGATCGCCATTGACCAAGCTAAACTTTATACCCAAAGTCGCATCACTGCCCAAACTGCCCAAGACAAAGCCCAGCAACTAGAAGCAGCGCTGCTAGAACTTCAACAAACTCAAGCGCAACTGATTCAAACTGAAAAAATGTCCAGTTTAGGACAATTGGTTGCAGGCATTGCCCACGAAATCAATAATCCCGTCAATTTCATCTACGGCAATATTAGCCACGCCAATGAATATACTAAGGATTTGCTGCACTTAATAGAACTTTATCAACAGAGTTACTGCCCACCAACACCAGAGATTGATCGACAAATCAATACCATTGATTTAGACTTTCTCCGGCAAGATTTGCCCAAAATCTTGGAGTCTATGAAGATGGGAGCCGAACGCATTCGGCAGATTGTCCTATCTTTACGCAATTTTTCTCGTCTTGATGAAGACGGTACAAAAGCAGTAGATATTCATCAAGGTATGGATAGCACCTTGCTGTTGTTGCAAAATCGCCTAAAAGCCAAACCAGGACATCCCGAAATCCAAGTTATCCGAGACTATGGCAACCTACCACCAGTAGTGTGTCACGCTGGACAAATGAATCAAGTGTTTATGAATCTGTTGACAAATGCGATCGATGTTTTAGAAGAGTCATACCCTGCGGGAAGGCGAAACGCCCATGTCATTAGTCATCTGTCATTAGTAAATAACACTACACAAATGACTTTTCCACAAATTCGCATTCGCACCCTCATCCAAGAAGACCATGTAATCATTAGCGTTGCCGACAATGGCCCAGGCATGACAGAGGAAGTACGCAAACGTTTATTTGACCCCTTCTTCACTACAAAACCTGTGGGTAAAGGCACGGGTATGGGAT
- a CDS encoding proteasome protein, whose translation MEPDKLGRFKEYGEFILRKIDSVPQYPSKEEDWVPASLDDCLLRLRSAAQKTVDLATSPVKIGVMGEFSSGKTLLLGSLIGYADALPVSENPTTGNVTAIHIIPQDDFTTTQLSNFTVEYLSHEGVHECLRFMLGEANKRTTAAGLPPIPVSKLNSGTDIIGWCEEAWNSSNNLELRYLLRELVLFLRAYQAYGEVMCGGHYQIDAITAREGLQLVEQPMAIQTLKFEDLPPAHIRLPSPPQRLPTKLLQNSFPLIRRVDIDVKISREIWDFADAAKFILIDFPGLGAANSGARDTFLSLRELAEVQTILVLLNGKSPGSDRANKIFTMMQQQRPGQDLKDLILVGVGRFDQLPLDSEGGERELDHLIEDSHLEEETVLQKLKVLQTTIDGAAAFTTQKDRIVLLSPLLGLAELAKRSSKVKAGSPEFLANLDYPDYLDRSKRLQQKWELLSERLIESNTRSYLGRQLGYFSQDGGLSKLRELIQTHVATHGLKQLHEDTKRAADVVSQQQDHLKDIIDEIHEQGIPTGDSPAFIELRFVVESLDKIYRNFQKDIGKEPLKDRRGVVVSDVVKDELTFRILNWNQWTLLFNKANNGAIALAESKGAAGKLFDRGNRVNTSLPTKSDDFYPVFEKTVKEVEDFARDRIQQAVVDLLSQLSNYIAPEREQLQAFFHSEMEQEIEEKFGFEDADLFYKLLLGCDPNEWKEAIIAEISSKDKTVAPEIIFPLARQDDKHNVGQIFDWAPEKSQGLPRSSNHQLLVLRLRDEITASASLHLVQYVSEVNQQINYELEGILDQIIPSLQNLSKKETLLRYLAAGELPSEIQIPTWLQIISEMAAVSPSDDLDLR comes from the coding sequence ATGGAACCAGATAAACTGGGCCGTTTTAAGGAGTACGGCGAATTCATCCTCCGAAAGATAGATTCTGTGCCCCAGTACCCTTCTAAAGAAGAAGATTGGGTTCCAGCTAGTCTTGATGACTGTCTTCTTCGTTTGCGATCGGCTGCCCAGAAAACTGTAGACCTGGCAACTTCGCCTGTCAAAATTGGTGTGATGGGAGAATTTAGTAGTGGAAAAACCTTACTTTTAGGCAGTCTAATTGGATATGCAGATGCTTTGCCAGTTAGTGAAAACCCCACTACAGGTAATGTTACCGCCATACATATTATTCCGCAAGACGATTTTACAACGACGCAATTAAGTAACTTTACGGTAGAATATCTTTCTCACGAAGGCGTACATGAGTGTCTACGCTTCATGCTAGGGGAAGCCAATAAACGAACAACAGCAGCGGGGCTTCCTCCGATACCAGTATCGAAACTCAACTCTGGCACAGATATTATTGGCTGGTGTGAAGAAGCATGGAATAGCAGTAACAATTTAGAACTGCGTTATTTACTCCGAGAGTTGGTATTATTCCTGCGGGCTTATCAAGCTTATGGGGAAGTTATGTGTGGTGGGCACTACCAGATTGATGCTATCACCGCCCGCGAGGGGCTACAGCTAGTCGAGCAGCCAATGGCAATCCAAACTCTGAAATTTGAGGATCTACCGCCAGCGCACATTAGATTACCCAGTCCACCCCAGAGGCTACCAACAAAGTTATTGCAAAACAGCTTTCCACTAATCCGCCGCGTCGATATCGATGTCAAAATCTCACGGGAAATTTGGGATTTTGCAGACGCAGCTAAATTTATTCTCATTGATTTTCCCGGATTGGGGGCTGCTAATTCCGGGGCTAGGGATACCTTCTTGTCACTGCGGGAATTGGCAGAAGTACAGACAATTTTGGTATTGCTAAATGGTAAATCTCCCGGAAGCGATCGCGCCAATAAAATCTTCACCATGATGCAGCAGCAGCGACCGGGACAAGACCTGAAAGATTTAATTCTCGTCGGTGTGGGTCGTTTCGATCAACTACCTCTAGACAGTGAGGGTGGCGAAAGAGAACTTGACCATCTGATTGAAGATAGCCATTTAGAAGAGGAAACGGTTCTCCAAAAACTCAAAGTTCTGCAAACTACCATTGACGGTGCAGCTGCGTTTACAACTCAAAAAGACCGCATCGTTTTACTGTCGCCACTATTGGGATTAGCTGAATTGGCAAAACGTTCTAGTAAAGTCAAAGCTGGCTCACCAGAATTTTTGGCTAACCTAGACTATCCTGATTACCTAGACAGGTCTAAACGGCTACAACAGAAATGGGAGCTATTAAGTGAACGGCTGATAGAATCTAATACCCGTAGCTATTTGGGTAGACAGTTGGGTTACTTTAGTCAAGATGGCGGACTTAGTAAGCTGCGCGAATTGATTCAAACTCACGTAGCTACTCATGGTTTGAAGCAACTGCATGAAGATACCAAAAGAGCTGCTGATGTGGTGAGTCAGCAACAAGATCACTTGAAAGACATCATAGATGAAATTCACGAGCAAGGTATCCCCACAGGCGATAGTCCGGCTTTTATAGAATTGCGCTTTGTGGTCGAAAGCTTAGATAAAATTTACAGAAATTTTCAAAAAGATATCGGCAAAGAACCACTCAAAGATCGGCGCGGTGTTGTTGTCAGCGATGTAGTAAAAGACGAACTCACCTTTAGAATACTTAATTGGAACCAGTGGACTCTACTCTTCAACAAAGCTAATAATGGAGCGATCGCTCTGGCAGAATCTAAAGGTGCAGCTGGGAAATTATTCGATCGGGGAAACCGCGTAAATACTTCCCTTCCGACTAAGAGTGATGATTTTTATCCAGTATTTGAGAAAACCGTTAAAGAAGTAGAAGATTTTGCCCGCGATCGCATCCAGCAAGCCGTGGTAGATTTGTTGAGCCAATTATCAAATTATATAGCCCCAGAACGCGAACAATTGCAGGCATTTTTCCACTCAGAAATGGAACAAGAAATCGAAGAAAAATTTGGTTTTGAAGATGCCGATCTCTTTTATAAATTATTACTAGGATGCGACCCTAACGAATGGAAAGAAGCAATTATCGCTGAAATCAGTAGTAAAGACAAAACCGTTGCACCCGAAATTATCTTTCCTCTAGCACGTCAAGACGATAAACACAACGTCGGTCAAATCTTTGATTGGGCACCAGAGAAAAGCCAAGGCTTACCCAGATCGAGCAATCACCAACTTTTAGTACTGCGACTGCGAGATGAAATTACTGCTAGCGCCAGCCTTCATCTTGTGCAGTATGTCAGTGAAGTTAATCAGCAAATTAATTACGAACTAGAAGGCATTTTAGATCAAATTATTCCTAGTCTGCAAAACCTTTCCAAAAAAGAAACTTTGCTAAGATATTTGGCGGCTGGAGAATTGCCATCTGAGATCCAAATTCCTACTTGGTTGCAAATTATTTCTGAAATGGCGGCTGTTTCTCCCTCAGACGATTTGGATTTGAGATGA
- a CDS encoding molecular chaperone: protein MNPFQLNNYSDREPSEKQQKRFPGWFALDFGTSNSTVTLFDPIEVPIAEILPKEQEIRLRDRLSHWLSSPASVALPDVSADDWAKFITEISKNLEIEPSRLSEVFESDNKERFLEAIRQIELSLGNSERFRRAVSKKLYQIYHEVFRVPTLESQNLIPVVLDIDRRDTEIPSESEISHLGDLKLRMGREARDNRKKAIAQGTSGSLKEIISRFHHSPKRYFGQERSFSVILDGEEETITANQLIQSAWAHLIELTEDYRQHARRRFSEGDFLTAVVTYPTVAPPVVRKEVRELVEQLGIDDVQTAYDEAVSVAIFFLWREFGGNLNIGIESFKTRCRQVGNKWSQNVLVLDIGGGTTDLALIELTLEDKTPAFADYEDRGLGGRYYKLTPKLLGSSGHLQLGGELITLRIFRLLKVAIADFLLAAVTTGNIENEKLEDLINSEINERFLEQGKFKTGSLFKCLDRENPEGDISYKDALDTADKILPTRWQQAPQRLQSFYILWDYAEAAKLKLGQKPPTENSLLTFTLSEQQISELLTQSAVKLQVKDPNNICVTLDNQQFERAAASGIKEAIGIAKGLMESRLRPDDLTKDSWNSQKVDWLILSGKTCNLDIVQRQIYQEFSKSPYFVWNPERITFVLEFTKLATSAGACYAEKLRRLRFDPEESKSLLRKGANQLEIDVKNLFYYLPCNFKRKTQSNDLLTIFKAGQELYQLAPWETVAKVRTHWQGIQLTNIIYRQDYEEGDLRLWGSFDGKNLMNQLEMLEVEFLKKIKVQFEIDQTLEFNVLLCQGNPHYLIDISGIDLESVVSETSALFADGKLNWNIAVERFNKDLNDGDIAVNVIESATVDQPDAYHLVFEVGNDGSKTFHKFHYLRDGVTQPGIGLISNPLPPFPQTGQHTFYVYQTDAETNSKKWIRIGALSKPDVTTDYPCQYRVTLDDRGILRMHAGEVPYWTSQNQECLKEEGCVYRAELELQPNEVDKERDPFCGIH, encoded by the coding sequence ATGAACCCTTTCCAATTGAATAACTATAGCGATCGCGAACCAAGCGAGAAACAACAAAAAAGATTTCCAGGATGGTTTGCTTTAGATTTTGGTACGTCGAATTCCACAGTTACACTTTTCGATCCAATTGAAGTACCGATCGCAGAAATTTTACCCAAGGAACAAGAAATTCGGTTACGCGATCGCTTATCGCACTGGCTCAGTTCTCCCGCCTCCGTAGCTTTACCGGATGTCAGCGCTGATGATTGGGCAAAGTTTATCACAGAGATTAGCAAAAATTTGGAGATAGAACCCAGCAGATTGAGTGAAGTATTTGAAAGTGATAATAAAGAGCGATTTTTGGAAGCAATTCGCCAAATTGAACTTTCTTTAGGGAACAGCGAGAGATTCCGCCGTGCTGTCAGCAAAAAACTTTACCAAATTTATCATGAGGTGTTCCGCGTCCCTACCCTAGAATCGCAAAATCTGATCCCAGTTGTGCTAGATATCGATCGCCGCGATACAGAAATTCCCAGCGAGTCGGAAATTTCGCACTTAGGGGATCTAAAACTGCGGATGGGAAGGGAAGCTAGAGATAACCGAAAAAAAGCGATCGCTCAAGGTACAAGCGGTTCTTTAAAGGAAATCATCAGCAGGTTTCACCATTCACCCAAACGCTATTTTGGTCAGGAGCGATCGTTTTCAGTTATTTTAGATGGCGAAGAAGAAACAATTACCGCTAACCAGTTAATCCAATCTGCTTGGGCGCATTTAATCGAGTTAACTGAAGACTACCGCCAACACGCACGACGCAGATTTTCGGAAGGAGATTTTTTAACAGCAGTTGTCACTTACCCAACAGTCGCCCCTCCAGTTGTTCGTAAGGAAGTTAGGGAATTAGTTGAGCAGTTGGGGATCGACGATGTACAAACTGCTTATGATGAAGCCGTTTCTGTAGCAATATTCTTTTTATGGCGAGAATTTGGCGGTAATCTCAACATTGGTATCGAGTCATTCAAAACCCGTTGTCGCCAAGTAGGAAATAAATGGTCACAAAATGTCCTCGTATTGGATATTGGCGGGGGAACCACAGACTTAGCTTTAATCGAACTGACTCTAGAAGATAAAACCCCAGCTTTTGCTGATTATGAAGACCGAGGTTTAGGAGGACGTTACTATAAACTTACTCCCAAACTATTAGGTTCATCCGGCCATTTACAGCTAGGTGGTGAGTTAATTACACTGCGAATTTTTAGATTATTAAAAGTTGCGATCGCAGACTTTTTATTGGCAGCAGTAACAACAGGTAATATAGAAAACGAAAAGTTAGAAGATTTAATTAACTCTGAGATAAACGAGCGCTTCTTAGAACAAGGCAAATTCAAAACTGGCAGTCTTTTCAAATGTCTAGACAGAGAGAATCCTGAAGGGGATATTTCTTACAAAGACGCTCTAGATACTGCCGATAAAATATTGCCCACCCGTTGGCAACAAGCACCTCAACGCCTACAATCATTTTATATTCTCTGGGATTATGCAGAAGCAGCTAAACTTAAACTTGGGCAAAAGCCACCAACAGAGAATTCTCTATTAACCTTCACACTTTCTGAGCAGCAAATTTCCGAATTGCTTACCCAAAGCGCCGTTAAATTGCAAGTCAAAGATCCAAATAACATCTGCGTCACCCTAGATAACCAACAATTTGAACGAGCAGCTGCATCTGGAATTAAAGAAGCGATCGGAATTGCCAAAGGATTAATGGAAAGTCGATTACGTCCCGATGATCTTACCAAAGATTCTTGGAATTCCCAAAAAGTTGATTGGTTAATTTTGTCTGGGAAAACTTGTAATTTAGACATAGTACAGCGCCAAATTTACCAAGAATTTAGTAAATCTCCATATTTTGTCTGGAATCCAGAACGGATTACCTTTGTGTTGGAATTTACTAAGCTAGCCACCTCCGCCGGGGCTTGCTATGCCGAAAAGCTACGAAGATTGAGATTCGATCCAGAAGAGTCTAAAAGCTTGCTGCGTAAGGGAGCCAACCAGCTAGAAATTGATGTTAAAAACCTATTTTATTATTTGCCCTGCAACTTCAAACGCAAAACCCAAAGCAACGATTTACTAACTATATTCAAAGCTGGACAAGAACTCTATCAACTCGCACCTTGGGAAACTGTCGCCAAAGTTCGTACTCATTGGCAAGGTATACAATTAACTAATATTATCTATCGTCAAGATTACGAAGAGGGGGATTTACGACTATGGGGAAGCTTTGACGGCAAAAACCTCATGAATCAACTGGAAATGCTAGAAGTAGAATTTCTGAAAAAAATAAAAGTCCAGTTTGAGATTGACCAAACCCTCGAATTTAACGTATTGCTTTGTCAAGGAAATCCCCATTATTTGATTGATATTTCTGGTATTGATTTAGAATCGGTAGTTTCAGAAACTTCAGCGCTATTTGCTGATGGTAAATTAAACTGGAATATTGCTGTAGAACGCTTCAATAAAGACTTAAATGATGGTGATATTGCCGTCAATGTGATTGAGTCCGCAACCGTCGATCAACCAGATGCCTATCATCTCGTATTTGAAGTCGGAAATGATGGTAGTAAAACGTTTCACAAATTTCACTATCTCCGCGATGGTGTGACACAACCAGGAATTGGGTTAATTAGTAATCCTTTACCTCCATTCCCACAAACTGGCCAGCACACCTTCTATGTCTATCAAACAGATGCCGAAACCAACAGCAAAAAATGGATAAGAATTGGCGCACTCAGTAAACCAGATGTAACCACAGATTACCCTTGCCAATATCGTGTAACTCTTGACGATCGAGGTATTCTAAGGATGCACGCTGGTGAAGTCCCTTACTGGACATCACAAAATCAAGAATGCCTGAAAGAAGAAGGATGTGTTTACCGTGCTGAATTAGAATTGCAACCTAATGAAGTTGACAAAGAACGCGATCCCTTTTGCGGCATACATTAA